A window of Leptospira stimsonii contains these coding sequences:
- a CDS encoding radical SAM protein, producing the protein MEVTDSIRQSSTIPLLEEMERKYKSIPMEAIVKQDILRQGIHFLKEAFEGNGEYKTKDYFIFSFDHIPLSELREGADVKAPEEIKVSGGHFNLLPTVISTRNNPNSPYKVKKSPDGKPSLYLGETFLGNVEFPPLPAWYRHKTQNGKLPGEIAPVIEWGYLIYLTVFRNCQYFGKDEECAYCDINHNYRQQKNAGRPYTGVKDIEDILEVLSWIDAEDKTAKVYTITGGSVITSLKKKNEIDFYLDYAQAIESKFPGRWMGKIVSQAWEIEDCKKFKDAGIQVYHPNYEVWDKNLFQKICPGKEAYIGRDNWIRRVVDSAEVFGPSYVIPNFVGGVELSKPYGFDTVAEAIASTGEGLDFFMSKGIMPRFTAWCPEPYTTLGTQAGPPLEYFCELLTVWKATFEKYNLPVPPGYGEPGPGKAVFSVSAFMDVIGYAGRN; encoded by the coding sequence ATGGAAGTTACAGATTCAATCCGCCAAAGTTCTACGATTCCTCTCCTGGAAGAAATGGAGAGGAAATATAAATCGATTCCGATGGAAGCCATCGTAAAACAGGATATCCTGAGACAGGGAATTCACTTTCTCAAGGAAGCCTTCGAAGGGAACGGAGAATACAAGACAAAAGATTATTTTATATTCTCCTTTGATCATATTCCACTTTCTGAATTGAGGGAAGGAGCGGATGTAAAGGCTCCGGAAGAGATCAAGGTTTCCGGCGGTCATTTCAATCTTCTTCCCACCGTTATCTCTACGAGGAACAATCCGAATTCTCCCTATAAAGTCAAAAAATCTCCTGATGGAAAACCAAGCCTCTATCTGGGTGAAACTTTTTTAGGAAACGTGGAATTTCCTCCACTTCCCGCTTGGTATCGTCACAAAACGCAAAACGGAAAACTTCCCGGGGAAATCGCTCCCGTGATCGAATGGGGATATCTTATCTACCTCACCGTTTTTAGAAACTGCCAGTATTTCGGTAAAGACGAAGAATGCGCTTATTGCGATATCAATCATAACTATCGCCAACAGAAGAACGCAGGAAGACCTTATACGGGTGTAAAGGACATCGAAGACATCTTAGAAGTTTTATCCTGGATAGACGCGGAAGACAAAACCGCAAAAGTTTATACGATCACCGGAGGAAGCGTCATCACTTCTTTAAAGAAGAAGAATGAAATCGATTTTTACTTGGATTACGCTCAGGCGATCGAATCTAAATTCCCCGGAAGATGGATGGGAAAGATCGTTTCTCAAGCCTGGGAAATCGAAGACTGTAAAAAATTTAAGGACGCAGGCATTCAAGTCTATCATCCAAACTACGAAGTATGGGATAAGAATCTCTTTCAAAAAATTTGTCCAGGAAAAGAAGCTTATATAGGAAGAGACAATTGGATCCGAAGAGTTGTGGATTCTGCGGAAGTCTTTGGTCCTTCCTATGTGATCCCGAACTTCGTGGGTGGCGTGGAACTTTCGAAACCGTATGGGTTTGATACGGTTGCCGAAGCGATCGCTTCCACAGGAGAAGGTCTCGACTTTTTTATGTCCAAGGGAATCATGCCTCGTTTTACGGCTTGGTGTCCCGAACCCTACACGACCTTGGGAACCCAGGCCGGCCCTCCTCTCGAATATTTCTGTGAACTCTTAACCGTCTGGAAAGCTACATTCGAAAAGTATAATTTACCGGTTCCTCCCGGATACGGCGAACCCGGCCCCGGAAAGGCTGTGTTTTCGGTTTCTGCGTTTATGGATGTAATCGGTTACGCGGGAAGGAACTAA
- a CDS encoding PQQ-dependent sugar dehydrogenase translates to MFLKRLSTVFPFGIVFFMYFLSSSVFAKDRISVPKKNSKESKLSSAPWYSPVAGGFQEPTDIQFFPGDSNRMIVLEKRGKLIEFDLVKKKRTIRADFTGQVETLSEEGLLGLAFSPDFATDSRFFVHVVVKENGKDHSKILEFEWKPDSIQRIEDAKRTLLKVEQPYSNHNGGQIAFGPDKKLYIGFGDGGGANDPYKHGQKPGTFLGKLLRIAPNPKPVGAPYKVPEDNPFLNRPGFLPEIWAYGLRNPWRFSFDSLSGELYLADVGQNSFEEIDLIQKGGNYGWNIKEGSHCFKSNPGCSLPGIADPIHEYPRDDGHSITGGYVYRGKDLPNLVGSYVYGDFVTGRIWVLRQKSGKKISNDLLFQVPFQISTFGQDGNGEIYFADFGSGNILRFVKKN, encoded by the coding sequence ATGTTTTTGAAACGTCTTTCTACCGTCTTTCCGTTCGGCATCGTATTTTTTATGTATTTTTTAAGTTCCTCCGTTTTCGCAAAAGACCGAATCTCCGTTCCGAAAAAAAATTCGAAAGAATCCAAACTCTCCTCAGCTCCCTGGTATTCTCCCGTCGCCGGAGGATTTCAAGAACCAACGGACATCCAATTCTTTCCCGGCGATTCAAACCGAATGATCGTCTTGGAAAAACGAGGAAAGTTGATCGAATTCGATCTCGTCAAAAAAAAAAGAACCATCCGCGCCGACTTCACAGGTCAGGTGGAAACCCTTTCGGAAGAAGGACTTCTCGGACTTGCATTTTCTCCGGACTTTGCAACGGATTCTCGATTTTTTGTTCACGTCGTCGTAAAGGAAAACGGGAAAGATCATTCCAAAATTTTAGAATTTGAATGGAAACCAGATTCCATCCAAAGGATCGAAGACGCGAAAAGAACCCTCCTGAAGGTGGAACAACCGTATTCCAATCACAACGGCGGCCAGATCGCTTTCGGACCCGATAAAAAACTCTATATCGGTTTTGGAGACGGTGGAGGTGCAAATGATCCCTATAAGCACGGACAAAAACCGGGAACTTTCTTGGGAAAACTTCTCCGTATTGCACCGAATCCTAAACCTGTAGGAGCTCCTTACAAGGTTCCGGAAGACAATCCGTTTCTCAATCGCCCCGGATTCTTACCCGAAATCTGGGCGTATGGTCTTCGAAATCCATGGAGATTCTCCTTTGATTCCCTTTCCGGCGAACTGTATTTAGCCGATGTCGGGCAAAATTCCTTCGAAGAGATCGACTTGATTCAAAAAGGCGGGAACTATGGCTGGAATATCAAAGAAGGATCTCATTGTTTTAAGTCCAATCCTGGGTGTTCGTTACCCGGAATCGCGGACCCAATCCATGAATATCCCCGTGATGACGGACATTCCATCACTGGAGGCTATGTTTACCGAGGCAAAGACCTACCGAACCTAGTGGGTTCTTATGTTTACGGAGACTTTGTTACGGGAAGAATCTGGGTTTTGAGGCAGAAAAGTGGAAAAAAAATCTCCAATGACCTTCTCTTTCAGGTTCCGTTCCAAATCAGCACCTTTGGCCAAGACGGAAATGGCGAAATTTATTTTGCCGATTTTGGGTCAGGAAATATCTTGCGTTTCGTAAAAAAAAATTGA
- a CDS encoding lipoprotein LipL45 produces MKKLLIVSSIALTAGILVFSACKKPTENSQAATTGKENSPSAVVVFSVGEAKILHTDLTEEKATLGASLKTGDKVTTKEKSKVDIQFADGSAIRISENSVIDFDALSINSKGNSDTRLALVSGKVFAKVNKASKEDQFSVVTPTAIAGVRGTSFIVERSKSDKATVKVLDGSVAVAPRVAALEGLSDEEISKSEDLKKIQQSVASSEIVLEKNQASVVKADDKSLEIKDTSKIAANVEKNISGVVKKLDNSGISKKEEEELRTIVTVDKETSDKMVRINEESSGKVDEQKAAALESERKKLESEVSARQEDEAKKFKQVLISAPKELKSSKDIVNYYERIEKIIMTDGSSLIGAIVDQQGSTMIVHTEQGIKKINQADVQEVIYDFQTKAKF; encoded by the coding sequence ATGAAGAAGCTATTAATCGTTTCCTCCATCGCTTTGACCGCCGGAATTCTGGTGTTCAGCGCATGTAAGAAACCTACCGAAAATTCCCAGGCAGCCACTACTGGTAAAGAAAACAGTCCCTCGGCTGTCGTTGTTTTCAGCGTCGGAGAAGCTAAAATTCTTCACACTGACTTAACGGAAGAAAAAGCGACTTTGGGTGCGAGTTTAAAGACTGGCGACAAAGTAACTACAAAAGAAAAATCGAAAGTTGATATTCAATTTGCTGACGGATCCGCGATTCGTATCTCTGAGAATTCCGTAATCGATTTCGATGCGCTTTCGATCAATTCGAAAGGAAACTCCGATACAAGACTCGCTCTTGTTTCCGGAAAAGTTTTCGCAAAGGTGAACAAAGCTTCCAAAGAAGATCAGTTTTCCGTGGTTACTCCGACCGCGATCGCTGGTGTGCGCGGAACTTCCTTCATCGTAGAAAGATCTAAATCCGACAAAGCGACCGTTAAGGTGTTAGACGGTTCTGTTGCAGTGGCACCTCGTGTTGCGGCTCTGGAAGGATTGAGCGACGAAGAAATTTCTAAGAGTGAAGATCTGAAAAAGATCCAACAATCCGTTGCGTCTTCCGAAATCGTTCTTGAGAAAAATCAAGCTTCCGTAGTGAAAGCAGACGACAAATCTTTGGAAATCAAAGATACTTCTAAAATCGCGGCGAACGTTGAGAAAAATATCTCAGGCGTCGTAAAGAAATTGGACAATTCTGGAATCTCCAAAAAAGAAGAAGAAGAATTGAGAACGATCGTAACCGTAGACAAAGAAACTTCGGATAAGATGGTTCGTATCAATGAAGAATCTTCCGGAAAAGTGGACGAACAAAAAGCGGCCGCTCTTGAATCCGAAAGAAAGAAACTCGAAAGTGAAGTTTCTGCTCGTCAAGAAGATGAAGCGAAGAAATTCAAACAAGTTCTGATTTCCGCTCCGAAAGAACTGAAGTCCAGCAAAGATATCGTAAACTACTACGAAAGAATCGAAAAGATTATCATGACTGACGGATCTTCTTTAATCGGTGCAATCGTTGATCAACAAGGATCCACTATGATCGTTCATACCGAACAAGGTATTAAGAAGATCAACCAAGCGGATGTACAAGAAGTGATCTACGACTTCCAAACGAAAGCTAAATTCTGA